The following DNA comes from Hordeum vulgare subsp. vulgare chromosome 3H, MorexV3_pseudomolecules_assembly, whole genome shotgun sequence.
ACCATCACCTACGTCGCGACGACCATCACCTGCGTCGGGCGGACAGTGCCCCAGCCGACCATAACCTACGCCGGGCAGCAACATCCCTCCCTTCTCTCATCTCCTTCCATCGTGCTACCCATTGATCCGAACCCGACGACGCCAGATCATTTTTGGCACTccaaaagtaaaaaaaatgacTTATTTTCTTCCTTTTTGAAAAGTGTCTTATTGGAAGTTCGTTATTATTCATGAAAACTAGGTCACATTTGGTGATACAATGAGAAGTATTTTTTGGATTTGTTTTAAATTTCCCAGGTTACAAAATAGCTAACATGATTTAACACTTTATTTTTAGTCCATTAAGACTAATTTAGATGGTCATAACTTGATTAGTATTTCTCCCACTATCCATCTCAGTAAACTGTTTTCTTTTTCAATAGCTTAAAAAGAAAGTAAATCTAGAATTTCAGAGCCTCACAGAAGTTACTCTGTATCCTACTTTAGATTGCAAACCTGATGCTCTGTTGGCTGTTCTCATTTCTTAAGTTTGAAATGTTTCATACTCCTGTGTGCCACCATCCTCGACTACATCTATATGCACCTTAGTAATAAATACATTTGTCTTGTAAATATCATTGGGAAGTATATCCGCCTCCATATGTTCTTGCCAGCATTAAATGTTGTTAGTTGTTACTGACATTCTCACTACACAATATCCATCCAGCACATTCCTTAGAAATGTCGGCCTTGAGTCAACTCTAAGAAGAAATTCAACAGATCTGCAACTGCTTTGGATGCTCATGTACAAGATACTAAATTATTGTTTCTGTTATTTTGGTTGGTACTATCTTATAAACATGTGGTGTAATGATATTGGTGGGACAAAGTTCATAAAAACTGTGTTGTTTGTTCATTCTGCTATATTATGTTGAGATCATGTGGTGTAATGATATGGTTGTGTTATTTTAAGAATTATATTATTATCATTATATTCTCATGTGCTTTTGATCGACTACCAAATTTTCTGATGAAATGTTGTTGATATCCCTTGAATAAGGGCTGGACAAAATCAACTAAATTATGCGAGTGGGCTGGTTCAATTAATGATGGAATGAATAGTTGGGTTGTTAATTGCCTCTGCTAAGAAAAAACATTAAGTTTGGCTCATGGTTGTGGCCCAAAAGTAAATCTAAAATTGACAGAATTAATGGGCTCGACCTATAGTTGTGGCCTAAAAGTAAATCTaataatgggctaattattggGCTTGTCCCATTAAAACAGCTGATTTTAaccgatcctacatggcatccatGTCATCATTTTTGCCATGTCACTGCATGTGACACGTGGACATTGCCACATCAGATCCAACGTGTTTCAGGCTCATTAGTAATGACCATAATTTTGGTCGTAGATTTTACGACCAATATTTTGGTCAAGGGCGGCCATGACCAAATTTTTAGaaaaggtcaagtttgttcgttcttgacggccaactgttgacctctTGAATTTtgtcaaaaaaaggtcaataaacgacagCTATGACTAATCAACTACCAAAATGGAGAGTCATAATcgaccatatttcttgtagtgcaccCTCGAGTAGTTCGACTGCATCTCAACGTCTTCATGTGCATTAATGAAAGTAGTGTTCACATCGGCCTTCAAAAATGTGGTTGTATCCTGCATCCATGACGCACAAGCGTTCATCAATTACGTGTCCGCgaagtcgcggcaaccaagcgtcCCCGTCTGCGAAGTCACTTccaaaaggaggaagagatcgTAGTTCAGTTAGTAGATAATCATAGTGTCCAGGGTCGTTCAAATCCTAGTTTTAATCCTTCTTGAAATCTATTTGGTAAATCCATGTTGAAAATGAGGTTGCCCAAGGTGAGTCTGAGCTCCTGCTTTGGGTAGGCGAAGGTGGATGCAGTCCAAGATGCCTCCACGGGCGATGAGGTCCCTCTCCTAGCGGTTGCGGTGGTAGTTGGTGCTAATCGGGATTCCACTAAGTTGCCGGACAGGTCGGCGCCAAACACCACGAACATGGTGTCGTGTGAGTGTGGTCGGCGACAGCCGTTCGCAGTAATGGGTTGTTTCTCCCCCGGTCTATCGGGAATGGTTGGAGATGCGGGAGTGGATGTCTCCTACCGTGGAGGCGTCGACACAATCTCTATGGTTGATGCCGGGCTAGGAGTGAAATGAGACACCTTTTACTCCTCCTACCATGGTGGTTGCATCATGATGTGGGCGGTTGGTCGTGTCTCTTACATGGATGCCACGACTGCGGCCCCAGATGGCGGTCCGCATGGGTGGCTTTTCGGCGGGCTGCATGGCGGCGGTGATGGTCTTCCCTCTTGGTCGTATGGGCGGCGGGAGGTGGAGCGACGGGTGGCTCGGGCATGCTATTTGGCAATGGCATCCCTCCTATCCGGATCTCGAGTTCTTTCCCGTCGCATTTGTCTTCGAGACCTCGTGGTGGCGCTGGGAGGTGTCGAGCGAAACCTCCGCGCTTTGCGTCGATGACAGTGACGCTCGCGGGCGCTGTTATCTTCTTGGAGATGTCGTCGTAGTGCTCCTCTTCGTGTCCGGGTTCCGGGTGAAAACCCTTGTCCGTCTGTATTCGGCAGCGGCGACACCTAGCACCGTTCTACCTCCTGGGTGCGTTGTCGTGGAGCTTAGGTGTTACAGGGCGTACCGCGGCGTTGTTTTCAGTTCTTCATGTTCTCTCTTTTGGTAGCATAGTTGTGTGTGGCTTGCGTGATCCAATTAGCATAGAGTCGGTACTATGTAAGGGCTAATTAATCATCTTGTATCGTTCGACTGTGTATTTTGTTTGGAtcctgctttatatataaagcgagCGAAAGCTTTCGAGAATCCATGTTGAAAATGAGGTTTTACTATTTAAAAAACTTCCACGGTGCTTTGTTCTTTATGGTTCCCTAAATAACTTCTCTACCCATTCTCCTGTTTTTCTATCTTAGTACTGACATGAAGAGAGCGTCTGCATTTTCCATAAAAGCAATGACTATTTTAAAGGATGTACAATTTCCTGTTTTATATATGCAGCTACTGCTATTTGTTAGTGGACTATCTTGACCTGCCTCCGAAAAGTTCGGCTTGATCTTGATGAAGTAACGCTTCAGAACCAAAGTGCAATGACAAAAGCAAGTACAGTGGCCAGCTCCCTTGGATTCCTCTgttataacaacatgaaacccaaTCAGGCATGTCTCTGAATATAACGGTGAAGTGAAGCAAATTCTTGTCGCGCACAAGTCACGAGTCTCATGACGCATCAATGCTCATTGTCAtcgcaaaaacaaaaggaaaaaaaaaatgaCGTTGCAATTCTTCCCGTGGAAGCAATAATACGTTTCCTATTGTAAATCGATGCATTAAGACCCAGTTGGCCAGCAGAAATGCAGCATCTCTTATactgaaacaaaaaaaaagactaGTTCACAGTTCAGTGGACGGGGCAAACCTTGTGTCCTCGGCTTGCTCTTGTGTGTTGAGCAATTTGCAGTCGCTTTCCCCTGCATGCCTCCGGAAGTTCGCCATCATAAGCGTTGCAAATGTAGCCTTCGAAATTCGTGTAATCCTATCAGAATAACAGATAACGCTGAATCAGAGCGATACATTCAGGAAAGCGTAAAAGTAAAGTACTGCGGTTTCTCCCATGAAAGCAAGCGGCAACTCACATCACCAAGGGGCCTCCCGTTCACGACCACCCAAGGCACAAACTGGTGAGGGGGCTGCAGAGCATTCGTCTCTGCCGCATACCGGAGTTCGAGCTGCAAATTCAGTTGGTTTCTTGTCAGATGATTATATTCGGTACTAACTGCGATTGACCAACGCAACAGTTCAACTCACCTGCCTGCCGTACCCTGAGTTGTAGCAGTCTATGACAGGCTGAGAGGCCAGACCAGTTTCGTGAAAGCATGACTGCCACGCACCCCATTTCTGAGTGAGAGCCAAATGCTCGATGCAATATATGAAAGGGAAATGCCGTTCCTGTATTCAGGACAAAGCACACTGATACTGCTTAGTGCACTGCCATTCAGTTGATCTGAGGGACAGATGAGAGATTTGTCATAGATCAACGATTACTGAATTATTACACGGTAAACACATGAATAAGATTATTGGAACCATTTTCATTTGGTTAATAAAAAACACACAGGGTATATGCAGCATGAAGAGGCATTACCGCATCAGGCCAGACACTGATAACGCAAGCTTCTATGGCGTTGAGTCTGCATTCATCCTCCCCATGCTGCAAAATTAAGAAACCCAGCACAGGTAAATACTCCGAGGAGACAGTGCATAAAACGAGCTCGTAGTTAAGGACATGGGGCCGACGATGAGGAACAGACCTGGCAGGTCATGGATCCGCCGGGTGAGACGCGCCCATTGCCGAAAGGGACGAGGCGGAGGTCGACATTGGAGGAGAGGCCGTTCTGGAAGATCCTGGCAAGGTCGTTCACGACGAAGCCGGAGCAGAAGGGGCACAGCGTCTCGTAGTAAACGGCCACCGAGACCCTCCGGGCAGCGCAGGCCGGAGAGAGACAGAGCAGCAGGAGGAAGGGGACGAGGGCCTGAGGAAGAAGAGGCAGGGAAGCCATGGCGTGGCGGGGGAGAAAGAAAACACACAAGCCACTGTAGTTTAAGATCAAGGGGCTAGGTATGCGTGTGGATGAATCTATTCTGTGCCGCGAGAGATGCTTTTCTTTGGAGCGggtaggagagggaggaggagatgctctTGATCTATAGGCACTGGCAGGCAGCCTTTGTTGGAGCCGTTACCCTTGGTTGCGCGGGCGGGAGGGAGGTTTTTATGAAGTGGTGTGGTTCGAGTCAGGGCCGGCGCATCAAATCAAGTGACCCGGCTTTGAAGCTTTTGCTAACTTGCTAGTGTATTCTAGCACCCTTTTCTTTTGATGTTGTGGCATGTCATGTGGGGCTCAACGGGTCCAAGTTCCATATCCACTCTTGAAGCATATCTCTCAGGGCTGCTAGGCGTATGATTCACAGGAATTTCATTGGATTTTTGAAGGATTAGAATCCTTTGGAATTTCCCCGCAACGCTCGTTTGATTAATGGCATTGAATCCTACATGATTTTTTTCCAAGAAATCAGTGATCGATCGGCATGGCTAGTAGCATATGGTCAGCGGCGGAGCTACGTTGTATGCTGCAGGGGCCATGCCCCCCCCCCTCCGGTTGGGTAAATTTcgtgaaagaaaaaaaatagagtaGAAGATTAGGGAAAATATAGACTTTTGGCCCCCTTAAGCATCCATATTTTCTGTTTGGCCCCCCCAAAACATTTGACCAAGCTCCGTCAGTGCATATGGTTGCTGGGCTATTGTGCATGATCCACGCGAACACGAAGTATCCGGTATTGGTTTCCTGGCAGTTTTGCCTACCTGCATGCCCGGCGTCCTATCTTGGACCGCGGTCGGATGACCTTGGGTGAAGACGGAGTATGGTTCTCGGATAGCCATGTGGGGGCTTTTAATGGTACCAAAAGTCTTTGTCTGCAGTCTGCATCCGATGGATGTCCTTTTAATGGGATTTTGGTGGTGGCGGTGACCTTGTTGATGCTAACGAGCGTGCCATGTTTTGCTCCTCATATACATGGTATATCTAGGTGTGTGATGATGTCCACGTTAGGGTTGTGGGCATATGTATGATTGTTGAAGCATAACAATCTGGCTTGCAGAGGTGATTTCTTCATTAAAAGTGGGGTGATAATcacattttttttatgtttggtgGTGCTTTTGAGCGCAATCAGTGGTATGCGTATGGATGAATCTAAAAAAAATGCGAAGAACATTCCAAAACCACAACCACTGGTCTTTAACACCGTATGGCTTTGTCGAGACTAGGATATCAACAAGTTGAAATAGTGGGACCTCTTTATCACATTTTCTTATGTTTGGTGGTGCTTTTGAGCAGACGGACTCGAGCTCTGAAATGAAAACTCAAGATGTAACATGCTCTGATCTTATCTGGCGATGATGATGTGCCACATCATACCCTAGTTGGAGATGTTGCATGGGGTTTGCCCGGACTTATTCTCAAGGTGAAAAAGAAACCAAGAAATAGCATCCATGAGTGGATGTGGTAGCAACGGCGCTTATACGCCATACCCTTTTTGGAGGCATCGTTGTTGTTGAAGCACCTTTCACAAAGTTCGGGCGATGCCATTGGTGGtggttgatttttttttcaaaaagaagaATAACCCTCGACCTTTGCATCAAGACGATGCATACAACCATGATTGGTGGTGGTTGATGTTGATGTTCGTTGTATATCTGATTTCGTTTCGACATGACTTTCGAAGATCATGTTTTTTTTCACTTTGTGTCTATGTTGGTGTTGTCTATACGCGTCCTAATTCTTGAGAGGCCGTGTGTGTGTTCATGGTTCTTATATTTTTTAAAGCGATCTTATAAGTCAACCCTTTATTGAGAAAAATCAACTCTTGATTTGAAAAACATTCAGCTCTAGAAACACTTGCTAGTGTAGTAGGGCTCAACCCCTTTGGAGAGTTTTGAAATCCGAGGAATGGGAAAGGACTTTTCCATGAGGTATCACATAATAGTATTAATCCTTAGGAATCAGATCAATATGGACACAATCCAAAGAAATCTAATACCTCAATTCCTATAAAACAAATGCTAAATATAAGAGGGGGAGACGTAGGTCAAAATCCATTATTGGTTTGTGAAGAGCATTCTCTcccaaaacaaagaaaaaaatgtGAAGAACATTCCAAAACCACAATTGCTGGTCCTTAACACCGTTTGGCCTTTGTCGAGACTAGGATATCAACAAGTTGAAATAGTGGGACCTCTTTATTCGTTTATTCAAAAATAGATTAATCTTCAAACGCTTTGAAATGTATGATTTTCATAGGAAATTTTGTAGGTTTCAATCCTTTGAGGTTCTTCTCTTGAAAAACTACAGGTCACCGGATTTGGGTAGTCAAATTTATGTGGGATGTAGTCAATATTTTGTGGAGTATATAGCAAAAAACTACCACATTACGGGTTAAAGTTTCGAAAAcaatcattttttaaaattttcaaaatgcTACTATAAAATTGGTTCGTTGTTCTGAAAAACTACCATGTCGCACCGGTGACTATGTTAATTAACTTTAAACTTTATTATGACAGATCGGGTCCACACGTCATGTTGACCATTAGGTTTACCATTGACAGGCTATGACAGATGGgttcaaatattttttaaattacaAACAGATCcttaaaaaagaaataaaaaacaacCACGTCcttgaaaaatataaaaaataaacagTCGGGTCCTCGTCGGGGAGCTCGTCACCGAAGCTGAAGAAGGAACCTTTGCTAGGTGGCTCGCGTTGCTGCCGCtgcttgccgccgccgccgctattGCATGCTGCGTGCCCGCAGCAGCGGGACCACTACTGTGTGCTGCCCTTTGCCACTGTTGCTGCCTGCCGCCGCTGTTGCCGCCCAGCGCTGCTGCTGCCCGTTGCTGCGTGCTGCCCGCTGTCGTTGCTGCTGCCTGCCGTCGTTGCTGCTATTGCCGCGTGCCACCGGCCGCCGTCGCAGCTGTCGCTCGGCGCTGCTGCTGCCCGATACTGTGTGGTGCCTACTGTCGTTGCTTCTACCGCTGATGCGTGCCGCCGGCCACCGTCGTTGCTGCTCTCAGGCGCCGTCGCTGCTGGTcgggagaggagaggaagaacaaggagagaaGAAAGATAAGGGAGGGAAAGAGAAAGCACACTTACatgtgggacccacatgtcagttagCGGTCAACAAACGATCAATAAACGGGTTGTTTAGGAGCGGGCCCGACCTGTCATAAACCAGATTAATTCTAAATCACATCCTCGTTTGGGTTTTTTGAAACAGCGAAATAATTTTTGTTGTAGATTTTGAAAGAGACATTTTCATTTTCTCCTTAACTTTGGTCCGACCTCATCTTTACCACTAAATAAAAACAATGTTCAATTATACCCCTCTTCCGTGTGGTGCCCTTATGAAAATATTCCTCCGTGCCGTTTTCGTCCGGTCAAAGGGGTTTGACCGTTAATCGGACGTTTTCTGGACATAGTTGCCCTTCTCTGCATATGTCACTAACATGTGGGACCTATccttgagaaaaataaaaaaacgtcTCTCTCTTAGAAGTGGACCCCACCATggaaattctctctctctctctcttacacaacaaaaaataaaaacgtTTTAATTAAAGGGACGTGGCCCACTGTCATAGACTCGGAGCTTAGCTAAATAGAGTTTTAAAAAGGGGTGAACTAAATAGAGATTAGCCTAAGCTAATCCCTGCCACATTAGCAAACTGAAGGTTAAGCCGCCGGCAAGCACAAATCGCGACAAAGGGCCTCGGGCCACCTCCTTCGGCGACCAAATGGACAATGGTGCGGCGTGTTGGGTAGTCGGAGATGGCACGCATCCATCGGAGGTTGTAGGGCTGCTGGGGTGGACTGGATTGTAGCCGGCGGTGAGGGTTGTGCAAGCACGTGTTCAATGGAGAAGTCACAACGGGTCATGGGCGAGCAGGTTGAGCGGCTTGGAGGCATCCTGGGAGCTCCAGACAGATGTTGGACAGCAAAATGGGGCAAGTCAAGCTCGAGGTGCTCGGTTTCTTCGTCAATGGCGGACGACGACTTGGGATATCGCGGGGAACGACGCTATGGCACAGGAATGAGCAAAGTAAAAGGTGAAACATGCAATGGATCACAACGATTCTGATGGGCTGGTCGATTGGGTTGGGGGAGCTATCACGATGACAAATCGGCGATGGCAACCTTCGATGGCTGGCGGTGAAGATGACAATAAAGGCAATGATGCGGTTCTCCCGGACTCATGGGCTTCATTGTGAAGACTTGGTGAAGCTCTGCAGAGCTTCTGGACATGGTTAGATGGCATGGGGAGTGCGGTGGCTATGCCAGCAGTGCGCACGACCTCCACACGCCCTCGTGCTTCCGGGCACGCGCTTGAAGATGACGACGAGCAGCGGGGGTGGGCTGGGCTGGCTACGTGGGCCGGCTACAGGTAGGATTCTCTCtgcctttttttcctttgtttcactttttattttctttgcaaGGGGTAAAAATGTCCAGTTGACGGTCAAACCGCTTTGAGCGGACAGAAAAGGCACAGAGGGTTATTTCCACAAGGGCATCAGACGGAAAGGGGTATAGTTGAGCATTATTTTTATTTAGAGGTAAAGATGAGGTAGGGCCCAAGTTAGGGAGCAAAATGGAAATGtgtcatttttatttatttttaaaaattgatATTTTTTGTGGTCAACGCATGTAATGTGGTAGTTTTTCTCTATATACTCATATTTTGTGGGATGTATTTCTAGCATCGGTTTCATTGGAACCTAGTACATTTTTCCTTTTGAAAGTCTAGCACATACACTCTCTCTACTATCTCTCTTCAATCACCCAGTATATTACTATGTTTGTTTCATGTGCACCATCTAAAGACATCAGTAGCAAAATTCTTGTGTTTTGAGGTCCTATATGAATCCATAGTAGTATAACATTTCAGTCAGTTTTTGAACTTTGAACTGCAGGGTCATAATGCAGTTATTTCTGTTAGGTTACACAATTAAGCAAAGTTAAGAAGATGCATATAAAGGGATGAACCCAAGAGAGGTCAGATCTGAACTTTCTTTCCCCGGTTTCTTTTGCTTTGAACTCCTTTTTGCCAATACCTGTTTCCTTTCTATTATGCTATCCACTTCATAattttaaaattttcagaagTTGTTTGTTGTTTTATGATGATGCTTGgggtccttcttcctcttctctgaCCAAAAGCAATGGCGTTGCATTTCATTGATGAAAAAGGCAAACAGAGTTCACACAACACAGCAACGCCACACGCTAGAAGACTAGGAACTCGACCTTCAGAGAACAACAACACTTTACACTTGAGTTCAAGTTGGGAACTATTCAAACATGCAATATAAAACATACATTATTGATCATGGATACATGTCTGGAGAGTGTCCTATGCATGGCGGCAGTTTTTCAGCAGATTTTTTCCCCTGCAAATGTACATTTTTTCGCAGGCTAGATTTCCCCTTTGCTCCTCAAGCAATCCACCGTGTCCCTGACAGTTTTGTCGAATGGGGTGAAACGAACACCCAAATCGATCAGTTTCTTGGACGGAGCCTTCGATCTCACCACCCAGCCCTGTTTGTCCTCCTGGATCCTGAAGCGAAAAGAACAAATGGCAACATCAGAACGCTGCATCTGATGGAGAGACCGTCGATGTTGCCAGTAGATGTATCACCTGTGAACCGGGAATTCGGGGCAAAGGTTAGCAAGTTCATCGTGGAAATCGACGAGGCGTACGGCGGACTCCATGCACAGGTGGCGTCCCTGCGCCGACGGGCTCTCATAGAGCACCACCAGAGATTGTGCCACATCTCTGACATCAACGCAGCCGATGAAGAAGAGTTCCATGTCAAGCTTCTGGCCTGCGTAGTGCGTAATGTAATTtgcagtttttattttatttctgaaCAGGATAATTTGCGGCTTGCACTCTTGGAAGTTTTTCTGCGTTGCAACTCAGTAGCAGAAAGCAAAGTGCAGGAATTGCTACAGAGCAGAGCTGCAAGACTCTGCATGCTGTAATTGGCTGACCTTCAAGAAGCAGCATCAGCAGACGGAGACTGGCAGTAGCCACCGGGGTCAACGTCGGGCCCAGCACCAACCCCGGATTGAGCACAACCAGCTGCAGCCCTTCCTCTCGGACGAAATCCCACGCAGCCTTCTCCGCAAGCGTTTTGGAGACGTTGTACCAAAGCTGCAATTCAGACAGAGGGATTGCGCATCAGTGCTTTAGCTCTAGACTAGAAGTACCAGTACGTACGTATCTAAAGTTCTAAACAGGATCTTGCAATGCAAGCGTTAAGATGATTCACTTCACCTCGAGTTTCTTGAGGATCTCAGGGTCGGCCCAGGAGTCATCATCTATGACCTTGTCGGCAGG
Coding sequences within:
- the LOC123440577 gene encoding gamma-interferon-responsive lysosomal thiol protein-like, which codes for MASLPLLPQALVPFLLLLCLSPACAARRVSVAVYYETLCPFCSGFVVNDLARIFQNGLSSNVDLRLVPFGNGRVSPGGSMTCQHGEDECRLNAIEACVISVWPDAERHFPFIYCIEHLALTQKWGAWQSCFHETGLASQPVIDCYNSGYGRQLELRYAAETNALQPPHQFVPWVVVNGRPLGDDYTNFEGYICNAYDGELPEACRGKRLQIAQHTRASRGHKRNPRELATVLAFVIALWF
- the LOC123440578 gene encoding phenylacetaldehyde reductase-like, which gives rise to MALAGGDSGGELVCVTGGSGFIGSWLVRLLLDRGYTVHATVQNLQDEGETKHLQALDGAATRLRLFQMDLLDPASVRPAIEGVHGVFHLASPVILQPAQDPENELLLPAVNGALNVLRAAKDSGVKRVVMVSSQTAMCPNPDWPADKVIDDDSWADPEILKKLELWYNVSKTLAEKAAWDFVREEGLQLVVLNPGLVLGPTLTPVATASLRLLMLLLEGQKLDMELFFIGCVDVRDVAQSLVVLYESPSAQGRHLCMESAVRLVDFHDELANLCPEFPVHRIQEDKQGWVVRSKAPSKKLIDLGVRFTPFDKTVRDTVDCLRSKGEI